The following proteins come from a genomic window of Salvia hispanica cultivar TCC Black 2014 chromosome 4, UniMelb_Shisp_WGS_1.0, whole genome shotgun sequence:
- the LOC125219820 gene encoding uncharacterized protein LOC125219820 produces MRNPTAKFHHHHHRRRHLLLLFLFLLLVAAGKFQFYKFADAAQRKIHITDDLDDVVDDEEDDEWREWGTVKARPDFDPPPTDFTKMQEQNIKGPVFGFVKLRPGNRRTSEMVSEIAMKWTKVARTGATEARFSTVDLSTLMFTMPKALNVFELKEYLLSQPEAYEIKIGDQLFRRPGDPTFDEVFRKLQMEKAESSDSTPNDEL; encoded by the exons ATGAGAAACCCAACCGCCAaattccaccaccaccaccaccgccgccgccacctcctcctcctcttcctcttcctcctcctagTCGCCGCTGGAAAATTCCAATTCTACAAATTTGCCGACGCAGCTCAGCGGAAGATCCACATTACGGACGATCTGGACGACGTCGTCGACGACGAAGAGGACGACGAGTGGAGAGAATGGGGCACGGTGAAGGCCCGACCCGACTTCGACCCGCCCCCCACCGACTTCACCAAGATGCAGGAGCAAAATATCAAGGGCCCTGTTTTCGGATTCGTTAAACTCCGACCCGGAAATCGTCGGACTTCG GAGATGGTATCAGAAATAGCCATGAAATGGACCAAGGTGGCAAGAACCGGAGCAACTGAAGCCAGGTTCAGCACCGTTGATCTCAGCACACTAATGTTCACCATGCCCAAAGCTCTAAATGTTTTCGAG TTAAAGGAATACCTGTTGAGCCAACCAGAGGCTTATGAGATCAAGATAGGCGATCAGCTCTTCAGAAGACCTGGGGATCCTACGTTCGATGAAGTTTTTCGCAAGCTCCAGATGGAGAAGGCTGAAAGCTCTGATTCCACGCCCAACGACGAGCTTTAA